The Apodemus sylvaticus chromosome 5, mApoSyl1.1, whole genome shotgun sequence genome has a segment encoding these proteins:
- the Scp2d1 gene encoding SCP2 sterol-binding domain-containing protein 1: MWKRTDPQAKIKAGDRPQTCHSLALGSATESALPQALEQSDFQSFSVFEDISQHIKEVGAQLVKKVNAIFQLDITKDGKTILQWTIDLKNGSGDMYLGSARLPADTVFIIPDSVFTELVVGKMNPQKAFLAGKFKVRGKVLLSQKLERIFREWAKF; encoded by the coding sequence ATGTGGAAGAGAACTGATCCTCAAGCCAAGATCAAAGCAGGGGATCGGCCTCAGACTTGCCATTCTCTGGCTCTGGGATCGGCCACAGAGTCGGCACTGCCACAGGCTCTAGAACAGTCAGACTTTCAGAGCTTTTCGGTATTTGAGGACATTAGCCAACACATCAAAGAAGTAGGAGCCCAACTGGTAAAGAAAGTGAATGCCATCTTTCAGCTCGACATCACCAAAGATGGGAAGACCATTCTGCAGTGGACCATTGACCTCAAGAATGGTTCCGGGGACATGTACCTGGGGTCGGCCCGGCTTCCTGCAGACACTGTCTTCATCATCCCTGACTCTGTCTTCACAGAGTTAGTTGTGGGTAAGATGAACCCACAGAAGGCTTTCCTGGCTGGCAAGTTTAAAGTGAGAGGCAAAGTTCTccttagccagaagctggagagaatcTTCAGAGAGTGGGCTAAGTTTTAA